taaaaaagaatgatttttccACCAGACGATTCAGTGCTTAACGCGGCATGATTGTGCCTCCTAATGTCCTCTGAAGTAGCTATTGTTCTATACCTTGAGAAGCACTGTAAAGTGCTAATTTTAGACTATTCACGCTATTTACCATTcaatttctgtctttataaaaTGTACCTCTCTCCTAATGTTGGGTGAGATTCCTTTCACAATTGGGTCATTGTGGCCCCAACACTTTTTCCAAAAACCAAAAGCCCCGTTTTATGGAGGAAGGGAGAACTGGTGATCAAATGATTCACAAATGTGAGTCAAACATACTTAGCCACCACCTCCACATTCAGCCACTTAAAAATCATTTACAGGCTTTTAGATGAGATAAAGCGGGTTTGATGAGGAGAGTGGTTTTAAATAACTGGCTTGAGGTGCCAGGCTATCTCATGAGATCAAAGACACTCAGCCCGTGTTTACGGAGCACAAATGGAGACGACCTCATGATGCCATATGGCTTCAGCAAAGGACTACACACACAACAGCTATGTACTTTTACTTCCTATCCCCAAAATTGAGCCACGCAATCTGACGCTGGGGAGAAATGTTAGAAGGCATCTTTTGGCCAGCATAACCAAGATTCTAGGAGAAGGCACGGCCGGGGACCCCAGGCCCACTTCCCACTAActtgctctgtggcctggggcaagTCTTTGCAAGGGGTCTCTctctagcctcagttttctcctctgcataCTGGGGGAAAGCAGGAATAACCCAGATTGGAATTCCTAGACTTTAggaattttatacatttatagaccagtaaaatttcaaaggaaaacttTTGACTACCTAGGATTGTCAACTTTTACCCTGCTAAGTAAGGATATTTTCAAAAGCAACAGCCATTAATATTATAATTTCGttgaaataagagagagagaacatgttAATACATACAAGAGGAAAGATGTAATATTTGGAACAAATTCTTCTCTCTGAGGCAATCCCTTCATTGTGCTTATTTTTTGCATTTCTCACTAGGTAAAACTGTTTTCATAGACCAGTAATAACTCTCACAAGGATTCTTTCAAGCTCAAAGTCTGTGGCTTTCTGATAACCATGGGGGGGTCAGTGTGTCCTGTCCATCACCTTCGGCAACTGCCCCACCCAGCAGGTGCCCCTTGAGCTTGTGTCCCTCCCAACCCCTGACAGCACTCATCTGCAGAGGTGAAGGCTATGGTGAGCGTGGCAGTGGTGTAGAGAAATCTGAAACACAGAACAGGGGATGGAGGATGTTGTCAAGGAAAAGGAAACCTGGGGGACAAAACTGAGAATTCTACTCACCCAATCTCCAAATTTGGCACTAAAGTGCATTCTCAGCCTAGGGGTTCAATGGGCATGGATGCCTCTGGAGCCCCAGGCTCAGAACCAGGTACCGGAAGCCCGGATGTGATTGATATGTGGCCCTGAGCTACGAACTCAGCTAAGGATGCAATGAGTTCAGGAGAAGGTTATCTGGCTTGGCCAGAGACAAAGTGGGTGGATCCAAGGCCCTCCCACCTGGGAGTCCCAACAGGCCAAACCTTTGGAGAAAGGGGTTAGTGCCTGGTCTACAAATCAAAACCTTCAGTCCTAATTCctactcgctgtgtgaccttgcttAAGACActgcccttctctgggcctcagtggccTTTTCTATAAAAGGAAATGATTGAACTGACCTAGAACCCAAGCTTAAAGTTGTAGGGTTCTGTGATTATAGAACCACAATCCAAAGGTTATGGGGATCTTCTAGCAAGATGGGGGTTTTATAAGACATGGGGTAATAAAAGTTGTTGCCTAAGTGTGATAcagtgatttataataagaaatgtctATTTGGTCCTTGTCCCTAGTCCCTATCACAGGACTTCTAAAATCCTTCAAATTCCtcagtgataagagcactaggagcatcttttgttctaatgaggtgactctgggtgggttCCTGGATGGCTCTTGGAAGAGTTGGTCACCAGGAAGACCAAGCCATAATTAGAAGATTGGCATTTTCAGCCCCGCTCCCCAATTCcctagagaggggagaggggctgtaAATGGAGTAATTAATCATGCCTActtgaggaagcctccataaaaccccaatAATAGAGGCTTTGGAGAGCTTCCAGATTGGTGAAAACATCCACTACTAGGAGGGTGACACACCCCAACTTCCCAGGGAGAGAAGCTCCGGggctcaggaccctcccagacctcgcctacatatctcttcatctggccattcatctgtatcctttatcacatcctttaataaactggtaaacataagtaagTTTCCCCCCGAGTTCTGGGAGCTGGTCTAGCAAACAATTGAACCCAAGggggaggaggtcatgggaacctccgctgtgtagccaagtcagacagaagttgtgggCAACCAGGGTACACACCACTTgcgactggtgtctgaagtggggcaGTCTCGTGGGACTAAGCCCttacctgtgggatctgactCTATCTCCAGGAAGATGAGGTCAGAATTGACTTAAATTGTAGGTCACCCAGCTGTAGTCGCAGGATGGCTTGGTGTGGgaacacccccccacacacacacatttgggtGTGAAGTATCGTGCgtaaaagtaaaggagaaacacaggaagaCTGAGTTTTTCTTAACACATGGAGGCTGGAGAAGAGGCAGGGAgcacagggaggagagagaagaggaggagaggaagtcaAACACCAAGAGAGACGAGACAAAGTCATAACGTGCCAAGCACTTAAAGACCAAGGGACCTGGCTATTTCCTGGCCCAGCCGGCCCTCCAGTCCCTCTGACAACTGATCTCTCACAAGCATGCCAGGGGCTGCTTGCTTTGGGTTCTATCAGCTCCAAGCAGGGCACTGCTTATCACTGACCCAAGCCAGTTGGAGTGGCACCCTGGGTGAGCGAGAGCAAGTCCCTTGGCCTCTTTGACTCATCTGCATGGGAAACCCCATTGCCTTCCCTCCAGACCCAGGGGTCCTGATATCCCACCACTGCAGGTCCCAGGAAACCTCATTGGCTAAGTCTCTGGGGAGTGACGGTGGGGTGAGGAAGATGACATTTAAGTCTGAGCAACCTGGCCATGAGGCCTTGTAGGAGCTATACACAAGGGTCCCCAGGATGAAGGCAGAGTGACATTTTTAACTTTTGCTAATTTCATAACCCCGggccccaggccagccctcaCAGAAAGCCTGTCATATAGAACAAACATTCACACCTAGcagaggaaggaggcaaggaaaggGAAGTAGGGGTGTGGGAAGAGAGCAGGTCTAGCCAACTTCACCCTCTGGGCTGTTTCTCACACATCTGCTGAGGCAGTGCCTTGCAGGGCTGCCCAGTTGCCTTGTCTGAGACTCCCTCCAAGAGAGGCTAATGTCAGAAGAATTCCTATTGCTCATCTCCACCCAAACTGGGCCTTTGGGACTTACATGGCTATGAGGCGGGCCACAGTGTTCTTGAAACGGTCAAAGATGTAGCCGGTGGGGAACGTCATGAAGTTGTTCATGAAGGACGCCAGGGTGAAGATGAGCGAGAACTTCTCATCCTGGGCTTTGAAGTCTGGAGGCCGGAAAGGGGGATCTCAGAAGCCAGAGTGGGTGGGCCAACCTCCCATCCAGCCCAGCCTTCCTGCCAGGTGggctcccagcctggcccccTCCAGAGCAGCCTCTCCGGTCTTGGACAGCTGGCTGGTGGAAAGTTCTCCCTTCAGTGAGTTGAAATGTGGCTGCCTCTAATTACCCCTCAGGAGCTAGTACTTCTCTCTCCAGGCACCTCCTAGACTGAGGTTGAGGGGTAGGGGACAGGGGAGGCTGACACCTCCTTTCTCTCATTGTAGAAAGGTTGGCAGGGTGGGCAGGAGATGAagtcctcccttccccttcccaccaAGTGAGAACCAGCCTCAGCCTCCTAGAGAAGTCATCACTCTCTTACCAGTCTGTCCCGTGGCATTGCCCGTCAGTGTGGTATTGCCCGTGAGCCAGGCATTTGGTTCACACAGCTCCTCAAAGTAATGCTCTGTCTTGATGACAAACACAAGCGACGCCCAGGCGACGAGGATGCCTACAAAGCCAAGACATTCCAGCAGCCCCCACACTTCAGTGGAAATGAAGTTTGAAGATTCAGAAGGCCTCTCCCTTGGAGGGTCCTGATCTTCCTAGCACCACCTCCGAAACGTCCCACCTCCCATGCCTTATCATCTTTCATCCCCACTTCCACATCACCTCAGTTCCACATGGACACACAGCTGCCACCAGAAGCCAGGGGTTGGCCGAGAGCCAGGTACCAAATCTTCCAAACACTGCGATCAACCCAGTAAAAGCGCTGGCAGCAGCCCTAGacgagagaggaagggagaaggtggGCTGGAGCATGAGGCAAAGGGAAAGCAGGAGGTAGAGCTGGAATTGTCCCTGTCTGATCCTCCTGCTGCCTGCTGGGCATTTGACTTCTCTGCTGGACCATCATGGACACAGTCCTTGTCAACCAAAATGTTGATCCACAGTGATCAGCACCATCACATTGTATGCATCCTCATGACACACTCATCCTTCTGACCCTAACAAGATGCGGGACAGGAGTTTCaaccccattctagagatgaggacCCAGGCTCATAGTCTTGCCCAAGTCATACAGACAGTCAGAGGCTGAGCAGAACTTGAACCCAAACCTACTCATTTAAAGCCTTGGCTCTTCCTGACGCCTAGGTAGCCACCTTGCTCTCATGCCCAGGTGTCCAACTCTCCCCAATTATTCAAGGGATCAGAGAACAGAAGCACAAAGAAATCTGCAGCATGTTGAGCACTGGCTTGGGTCAGAAGGGGCTCCCCATTAAGATCTGGGACCCCTCTGACCCAGCCTGTGCTCATGCCTAAAATCCAGCCTTGACCCTGGCTGACACTTCTGGCTGAGCACTGGATGTGGTAGGTAAAGATGAGGTTATGGATGGAGACGAGTCTGCCCCAGTAGCACTTCTGCCAAGTATACTGCAAGGCacgataaaaaaggaaaaaggggatGCCCCTCCTCAGGAATACACATGATGTGAGCCCTGGATCTTGAAGTCTCCACAATTCAttcccccactccccaacccAATCACACAGCCATTTGAAGATGGGAGATCAAAACGTAACTTCTGTTTCCACTTGACCCTCACTTCTTACCCCCTCTTACCCACCTCTAACACTTCTGTGAGACTCAGCCCCTGCTGACACCCCCATGGTCCTCAGTGAGGAAAATAAACAGTGACTCAGAGGCTGGGGAcatcccctccctgccttcctccacaCCCCTGGACTCAGCCTCAGCCACAGGCCACTCACCTGAGCTTGACTAAACGTCATGGCTCTCGTCACCACAACAAAGCGGTAGCTCTTGCATCCAGGGATGCCCACCTGTTTGACACTATCCTCTTCCTTAGGACACTGAAAGCCTTTCTCCGCCTCTTCTAGGGCTGAGACTGATTTGACAGCCCCCTCTTCCTCAGGGGCATCTTCACATCCAGATCCtcacccctcctcttcctccagcagCGTCAGTCCCTCCATAGGAGCCTCCATTGTCCCGTGTTCTGGCATCTCCCCATCCTAAGGCAGGATCTCACCTCCAAAGGGGCCCTCAAAGTTGGACGTTTCAGTCCCTGGCAGAGAGAAAGTCCAACTGCACCCCCTCACATCTTTTCCCGTTCCTCTCTAGAACCATAGACAGTTCCCTCCTTGCCCTAGCCATCAGAATGCTCAGCCTTGGAAAGAGAGGAACCTAGAACTGAGCCTCCATGAGGACAACCTAGGCTCCCACATGAGGTCATGGGGTGAAGATCAAGACTTAGCATCAGGCCATTGTGGGTTTGGGTACTGATTCCATCATCTACTAGCTTTACTTCATTTGCAATATGGGTATACAATACTACATTCCTCATGGGGatgctatgaggattaaaggagataatgcatagaaaatgcttagcacagtacaTTGGTgagctcaaaataaaaaaaagtcattatggTGATCATCATGGGCATTATCTATAAAGGACAAAATTGAGAATGTCATACTACAAATGAGGCTGCAGATATACAGATGCCCCGAGGAGTCCCTCTAGCTCCAGGTTCTACAGTCTCTGTCCCTTTAAATGCAGACATCTTGAAATACAGGATGGCCAGCAAAAGAGATGGCTTTGTGACTCTGACCCTACATACATTagaaaggagcagaggagagaaaaaaagactgaagactAAGGAGACTTACCCAGATGAAGAGCTGAAACTGCCCCAAATAGAACAGCCAGAAATAGGGAGAGTTTCATGTTGGCTTTTTC
This sequence is a window from Equus caballus isolate H_3958 breed thoroughbred chromosome 12, TB-T2T, whole genome shotgun sequence. Protein-coding genes within it:
- the LOC100146862 gene encoding equilibrative nucleobase transporter 1-like, encoding MEAPMEGLTLLEEEEGAAASAFTGLIAVFGRFGTWLSANPWLLVAAVCPCGTEEDQDPPRERPSESSNFISTEVWGLLECLGFVGILVAWASLVFVIKTEHYFEELCEPNAWLTGNTTLTGNATGQTDFKAQDEKFSLIFTLASFMNNFMTFPTGYIFDRFKNTVARLIAIFLYTTATLTIAFTSADECCQGLGGTQAQGAPAGWGSCRR